One window of Helicobacter winghamensis ATCC BAA-430 genomic DNA carries:
- a CDS encoding aminoacetone oxidase family FAD-binding enzyme gives MQSVAIIGGGASGIFCAVLLSLHNIPIVLFEKNKTLGKKLLATGNGRCNIHNIHTNSTHFQSTSFLPKDLQHILQNYPFNAFVKTCQTLGLHFHTQENGKVYPLSNSAKSVLEVFTQALNTNPNLQIHLNTEITTITKSDSNFLLHSHNHTESFSTLILACGSQAAPKLGGSNKCEILAKQLNLKYHQAYPALVPLNLDSTFLSSLSGVKIQAKLTLKENEQILAQTLDDVLFTNYGISGFGVLDLSSFFQTRQNLTLMLDFLPNLTPKTLENSLQNTLKNNPKIPLETLLNGFLHPKIAKAFATHFNFNPSNTKQLKQFLFTLKNFPCKNPKLKDFESAEVCGGGVSGKEINPNTMESKKHKNLYIIGEMLDIVGNRGGYNLAFAWASAKTCTNAVLSKYRF, from the coding sequence AAAAACAAAACACTGGGCAAGAAACTTCTAGCAACAGGCAATGGTCGCTGCAATATCCACAATATACATACAAATTCTACGCATTTTCAAAGCACAAGCTTTTTACCAAAAGACTTGCAACACATCTTGCAAAACTACCCATTTAACGCTTTTGTAAAGACTTGCCAAACTCTAGGACTACATTTTCACACACAAGAAAATGGTAAAGTCTATCCCCTATCAAACTCCGCAAAATCTGTTTTAGAAGTCTTCACTCAAGCCCTAAATACCAATCCCAACCTACAAATCCACTTAAACACCGAGATTACCACTATTACAAAAAGCGATTCTAACTTTTTACTCCATAGCCACAACCACACCGAAAGTTTTAGCACATTAATTCTAGCTTGTGGTAGCCAAGCTGCCCCAAAACTAGGCGGTAGCAACAAGTGCGAAATTCTAGCAAAGCAACTTAACTTAAAATATCACCAAGCCTATCCCGCCCTTGTGCCATTAAATTTGGATTCCACCTTTCTTAGCTCCCTAAGTGGCGTTAAAATCCAAGCCAAACTTACACTAAAAGAAAACGAACAAATCCTAGCCCAAACACTAGATGATGTGCTTTTTACAAACTATGGAATTTCAGGCTTTGGCGTGCTTGATCTCTCAAGCTTTTTTCAAACACGCCAAAATCTCACCTTAATGCTTGATTTTTTGCCAAATCTCACGCCAAAAACACTAGAAAACTCCCTACAAAACACGCTGAAAAATAACCCTAAAATCCCATTAGAAACCTTGCTTAATGGCTTCTTACACCCAAAAATTGCCAAAGCCTTTGCCACACATTTTAACTTTAACCCAAGCAACACAAAGCAACTTAAACAATTCCTATTTACCCTTAAAAATTTCCCTTGTAAAAATCCAAAGTTAAAGGACTTTGAAAGTGCAGAAGTCTGTGGTGGGGGCGTAAGTGGAAAGGAAATCAACCCAAACACAATGGAATCTAAAAAGCACAAAAACCTTTACATCATCGGTGAAATGCTAGATATTGTAGGTAATCGCGGGGGCTACAACCTTGCATTTGCGTGGGCAAGCGCGAAAACTTGCACAAATGCTGTGTTAAGCAAATATCGCTTTTAA
- the ruvB gene encoding Holliday junction branch migration DNA helicase RuvB, with the protein MERIVEIEKMSLDGEEEIKLRPSCWDDYIGQEKLKKNLQVFIEAAKKRGDVLDHLLLFGPPGLGKTTLAHIISTEMQTSIKVTAAPMIEKAGDLAAILTNLNEGEILFIDEIHRLSPAIEEILYPAMEDFRLDIIIGSGPAAQSVKIDLPRFTLIGATTRAGMISNPLRDRFGMQFRMQFYENDELAKIVTLASIKLQKECKKEGALEIAKRSRGTPRIALRLLKRVRDFAEVAEEAMITKERTQYALNELGVNEHGFDELDLRFLKIICESRGRPIGLSTLAAAMSEDEGTIEDVIEPYLLVNGFLERTARGRIATQKTYELFSFRDSGSLF; encoded by the coding sequence ATGGAGCGCATTGTAGAGATTGAGAAAATGTCACTTGATGGAGAAGAAGAGATTAAGCTTCGTCCATCATGCTGGGACGATTATATTGGGCAAGAGAAGCTAAAAAAGAATTTGCAAGTTTTCATTGAAGCGGCAAAAAAGCGTGGAGATGTGTTAGATCATTTGCTACTTTTTGGACCGCCAGGGCTTGGCAAGACGACTTTAGCACATATTATTAGCACAGAAATGCAAACTTCTATTAAGGTAACTGCTGCGCCGATGATTGAAAAGGCAGGAGATTTAGCAGCGATTTTGACAAATTTAAATGAAGGTGAGATTTTATTCATTGATGAAATCCATCGCTTAAGCCCGGCGATTGAAGAGATTCTATACCCTGCGATGGAGGATTTTAGGCTAGATATTATCATTGGAAGTGGTCCTGCGGCACAAAGTGTAAAGATTGATTTACCCCGCTTTACGCTAATTGGTGCAACAACAAGGGCAGGAATGATTAGCAATCCTTTGCGTGATCGCTTTGGAATGCAGTTTAGAATGCAGTTTTATGAAAACGATGAGCTTGCAAAAATTGTAACCTTAGCTTCTATTAAATTACAAAAGGAATGTAAAAAAGAAGGCGCATTAGAGATTGCTAAACGCTCGCGTGGAACGCCAAGAATTGCATTGCGTTTGCTAAAGCGCGTTAGAGATTTTGCAGAAGTTGCAGAAGAAGCGATGATTACAAAGGAACGCACACAATATGCACTCAATGAACTAGGAGTAAATGAACACGGCTTTGATGAACTGGATTTGCGCTTTTTAAAGATTATTTGTGAGAGCAGGGGGCGACCTATTGGACTTAGCACTCTTGCAGCGGCAATGAGCGAAGATGAAGGAACGATTGAAGATGTGATTGAGCCTTATTTGCTAGTGAATGGATTTTTAGAACGCACAGCAAGGGGGAGAATCGCTACGCAAAAAACTTATGAACTTTTTTCTTTTAGAGATTCTGGGAGTTTATTTTAA
- the panB gene encoding 3-methyl-2-oxobutanoate hydroxymethyltransferase gives MSMQAQKKSITTTEILRKKNKEKITMLTAYDALFSKIFDGEVDMLLVGDSLNMSFFGESDTLSATLEQMIYHTRAVCNGAKTSLVVCDMPFGSTISPQIALESAMRIFKETKAQAVKIEGGAEIKDTIKLLVQNGIAVVGHIGLKPQLVRLEGGYKVKGKQERELESLLQDAKALESAGVFCFVLEGVCAEVAKQISQSVQIPVIGIGSGASVDGQVLVWSDAFGFFEEFKPKFVRHYLQGAKMVREAMQAYIKDVKNGEFPSASESY, from the coding sequence ATGAGTATGCAAGCACAGAAAAAATCTATCACAACAACAGAAATTTTACGCAAAAAAAACAAAGAAAAAATTACAATGCTAACTGCCTATGACGCGCTTTTTTCAAAGATTTTTGATGGGGAAGTGGATATGCTTTTAGTGGGCGATAGTCTAAATATGAGCTTTTTTGGAGAGAGTGATACGCTAAGTGCAACGCTAGAGCAAATGATTTATCACACAAGAGCGGTTTGTAATGGCGCAAAAACAAGCCTTGTAGTGTGTGATATGCCATTTGGTAGCACAATTTCGCCACAAATTGCTTTGGAATCTGCAATGCGTATTTTTAAAGAGACTAAGGCGCAGGCAGTTAAAATTGAAGGTGGAGCGGAGATTAAAGACACAATTAAGCTTTTAGTGCAAAATGGAATCGCAGTTGTAGGACATATTGGTTTAAAGCCGCAATTGGTGCGTTTAGAGGGCGGTTATAAGGTAAAGGGCAAGCAAGAGAGAGAATTGGAATCGCTTTTGCAAGATGCAAAGGCGTTGGAGAGTGCTGGGGTATTTTGTTTTGTGCTAGAGGGAGTTTGTGCAGAGGTAGCAAAACAAATTTCACAGAGTGTTCAAATCCCTGTAATTGGAATTGGAAGTGGTGCAAGCGTTGATGGGCAGGTGCTTGTGTGGAGTGATGCGTTTGGATTTTTTGAAGAGTTTAAGCCAAAGTTTGTGCGCCATTATCTACAAGGTGCAAAGATGGTAAGAGAGGCAATGCAAGCATACATAAAAGATGTGAAAAATGGGGAATTTCCAAGTGCTAGTGAGAGTTATTAA
- a CDS encoding restriction endonuclease subunit S encodes MESLPLQPFLQSLHKEQWQEVRLGEVAEIVNGYAFKSKEFLNIQQRDSLPIIKIKNVANGDVNLNDVVFYPYSKQLEKFLIKYGDILVSLTGNHPQAQSQVVGQISKYKYKQFALLNQRVAKIVTKDAEQDFLYYLLKTNKIHNILASHSSGSANQANISSKDIENLTIPLPPLTIQQKIAEILSSFDDKIDLLHRQNKTLESLALTLFRHYFIDNPNRSEWEEVSLNSLCEITSSKRIFYSEYVEYGIPFYRSKEIIEFSKGNNPQNELFIDENKYNDIANKFGVPQANDILLTSVGTLGIPYLVPKDKKFYFKDGNLTWFKNFKNITSLFLFYWFKSPQGKEKLDSIAIGSTQQALTIAALKAVNIHLPHTDIIRILNEQLNGIQNKIENNTKQIQNLQAMRDMLLKAIFA; translated from the coding sequence ATGGAATCTCTCCCTTTACAACCTTTTCTACAATCTCTCCATAAAGAGCAATGGCAGGAAGTAAGGCTTGGGGAAGTTGCGGAGATAGTTAATGGCTACGCATTTAAATCAAAGGAATTTTTAAATATCCAACAAAGAGATTCTCTCCCTATCATAAAAATTAAAAATGTTGCTAATGGTGATGTTAATTTAAATGATGTTGTGTTTTATCCTTATAGTAAGCAGCTAGAAAAATTTTTAATAAAATATGGGGATATTTTGGTTAGTTTGACAGGGAATCACCCACAGGCTCAAAGTCAAGTTGTAGGACAAATTTCTAAATACAAATACAAACAATTTGCATTGCTTAATCAACGAGTTGCGAAAATAGTTACAAAAGATGCAGAACAAGATTTTTTATATTATTTGCTTAAGACAAACAAGATTCATAATATTTTAGCTAGTCATTCTTCGGGGAGTGCTAATCAAGCAAACATTTCAAGTAAGGATATAGAAAACCTCACAATCCCACTCCCACCACTTACAATACAACAAAAAATAGCAGAGATTCTAAGTAGCTTTGATGATAAGATAGATTTACTCCATAGACAAAACAAAACTTTAGAATCTCTAGCCCTTACCCTTTTTCGCCATTATTTTATAGACAATCCAAACCGCAGTGAATGGGAAGAAGTAAGCTTGAATTCCTTGTGTGAAATCACTTCAAGCAAAAGAATTTTTTATAGCGAATATGTAGAATATGGAATCCCCTTTTATAGAAGTAAAGAAATTATAGAATTTAGTAAGGGCAATAATCCACAAAATGAATTATTTATTGATGAAAATAAATACAACGATATAGCAAATAAATTTGGAGTGCCACAAGCAAATGATATTCTGCTCACTTCAGTTGGGACTTTGGGGATTCCCTATCTTGTGCCAAAGGATAAAAAGTTTTATTTTAAAGATGGTAATCTAACTTGGTTTAAAAATTTTAAAAACATTACAAGCTTATTTTTGTTTTATTGGTTTAAATCTCCACAAGGAAAAGAAAAGTTAGATTCCATTGCTATTGGTAGCACTCAACAAGCTTTAACTATCGCAGCATTAAAAGCAGTTAATATACACCTTCCGCATACAGATATTATAAGAATACTGAACGAACAATTAAATGGTATTCAAAATAAGATTGAAAATAACACGAAACAGATTCAGAATCTCCAAGCAATGCGTGATATGCTATTAAAAGCGATATTTGCTTAA